The Phyllopteryx taeniolatus isolate TA_2022b chromosome 9, UOR_Ptae_1.2, whole genome shotgun sequence genome contains a region encoding:
- the pcif1 gene encoding mRNA (2'-O-methyladenosine-N(6)-)-methyltransferase has protein sequence MSNESQASLKGEAAVVHSPAASAATHGPPLSPSAAKPPELPDELIQAGWSKCWSRRENRPYYFNRFTNQSLWEVPVLGQHDVISDPLGLNAAPAEGADGSLGNGQRKRRSSEEQAAGPNSLKRAKAEPTTPISPGAPGAKPWSAAPDDKPGATPGPGPAPAPAPVPAPAPYRPAVVYWDLDIQTNAVIREHAPAKHLPPHPEIELQRAQLVTKLRQHYHELCHQREGIDPPRESFNRWLLERKVSDKGSDPMLPSDCEPVISPSMFREVMNDIPIRLSRIKYKEEARKLLFKYAEAAKKMIDSRNASPESRKVVKWNAEDTMSWLRRDHSASKEDYMDRLEHLRQQCGPHVTAVAKDSVEGICSKIYQLSSEYSRRLRHTHLSLLQDPPTEASTSSSSPPPPPSRLVYCYPLRLAQPSPALPRVELHFENDVACLRFRGEMVKVNRGHFSKLELLYRYSCIDDSRFEKFLSRVWCLLKRYQVMFGNTANEGTGLQGTLPVSVFEALSRQFGVSFECFASPLNCYYKQFCSAFPDTDCYFGSRGPFLSFCPISGSFEANPPFCEELMDAMVTHFEDLLEQSSEPLSFIVFVPEWRDPVTPALNRMEASRFLRHQMSVPAYEHEYRSGSQHICKREEMYYRAAHGTAVLFLQNAAGFAKWAPTPERLAELTASYRPSRAAAAPALGSRGPAHPAPADRDASSAADEAAAVVSPGNHDNNNNNNSGDGSPRDEMATV, from the exons ATGTCCAATGAGAGCCAGGCATCGCTGAAGGGGGAGGCGGCCGTGGTTCATTCTCCCGCCGCGTCCGCCGCCACGCACGGCCCGCCGCTCTCGCCGTCCGCCGCCAAGCCGCCCGAACTGCCAG ATGAGCTGATCCAGGCGGGGTGGTCCAAGTGTTGGTCTCGGCGGGAGAACCGCCCGTATTACTTCAACAGGTTCACCAATCAGAGTCTGTGGGAGGTGCCGGTGCTGGGCCAGCATGACGTCATC TCTGATCCTTTGGGCCTGAACGCCGCTCCGGCGGAGGGCGCCGACGGGAGCCTAGGCAACGGCCAGCGGAAGAGGCGGAGCTCTGAGGAGCAGGCGGCCGGGCCCAACAGTCTCAAACGGGCCAAG GCCGAGCCCACCACGCCCATCTCGCCCGGCGCGCCCGGCGCCAAACCCTGGAGCGCCGCCCCCGATGACAAACCGGGCGCCACGCCCGGCCCcggccccgcccccgcccccgctcCCGTCCCCGCTCCCGCTCCTTACAGGCCGGCCGT CGTCTACTGGGATCTGGACATCCAGACCAACGCCGTCATTAGAGAACACGCCCCTGCCAAACACCTGCCCCCCCACCCCGAGATCGAGCTGCAGAGAGCTCAGCTGGTCACCAAACTGAGGCAACACTACCATGAACTGTGTCACCAGAGAGAag GCATCGACCCGCCTCGGGAGTCATTCAACCGCTGGCTGCTGGAGAGGAAAGTGTCGGACAAAGGTTCGGACCCCATGTTGCCGAGCGACTGCGAGCCCGTCATCTCGCCGTCCATGTTCCGAGAGGTCATGAACGACATCCCCATCAG GCTGTCTCGTATCAAATACAAGGAGGAGGCCCGGAAGCTTCTGTTCAAATACGCCGAAGCGGCCAAGAAGATGATCGACTCCAG GAACGCCAGCCCGGAGAGTCGCAAGGTGGTCAAGTGGAATGCGGAGGACACCATGAGCTGGTTGCGCAGGGACCACTCGGCCAGCAAGGAGGACTACATG GACCGCCTGGAGCACCTCCGCCAGCAGTGCGGCCCTCACGTGACGGCCGTGGCCAAAGACTCCGTGGAGGGAATCTGCTCCAAGATCTACCAGCTGTCCTCGGAGTACAGCAGACGCCTTCGACACACACACCTCAGCCTGCTGCAAGACCCGCccacag AGGCATCTACGTCGTCCTCTTCacctccgccgccgccgtctcGCCTGGTGTACTGTTACCCGTTACGTTTGGCGCAGCCGTCGCCCGCGCTCCCGCGCGTGGAGCTTCACTTTGAGAACGACGTGGCCTGTCTGCGATTCAGAGGGGAGATGGTCAAAGTCAACAGGGGACACTTCAGCAAGCTG gagcTGCTGTACAGGTACAGCTGCATCGACGACTCTCGCTTCGAGAAGTTCCTGTCGAGGGTTTGGTGCCTGCTCAAGCGCTACCAG gTGATGTTCGGCAACACCGCCAACGAGGGCACGGGCCTGCAGGGGACGCTGCCGGTGTCCGTGTTTGAGGCTTTGAGTCGTCAGTTCGGCGTGTCCTTCGAGTGTTTCGCCTCGCCGCTCAACTGCTACTACAAACAGTTCTGCTCGGCCTTCCCCGACACCGACTGCTACTTCGGATCCCGAGG GCCCTTCCTGTCCTTCTGTCCCATCAGCGGCTCGTTCGAAGCCAACCCGCCGTTCTGCGAAGAGCTGATGGACGCCATGGTGACGCACTTTGAG GACCTTCTGGAGCAGTCGAGCGAGCCGCTGTCCTTCATCGTGTTCGTCCCCGAGTGGCGAGACCCCGTGACGCCGGCCCTCAATCGCATGGAGGCCAGTCGCTTCCTGCGCCACCAGATGAGCGTGCCCGCCTACGAGCACGAGTACCGATCCGGAAGTCAGCACATTTGCAAGAG GGAGGAGATGTACTACCGGGCGGCCCATGGCACGGCCGTGCTTTTCCTCCAGAACGCGGCCGGCTTCGCCAAGTGGGCGCCCACGCCGGAGCGTCTGGCCGAGCTGACGGCGTCCTACCGCCCCTCGCGAGCCGCCGCCGCGCCCGCCTTGGGCTCCCGGGGCCCCGCCCACCCGGCGCCGGCCGACCGAGACGCCTCATCCGCCGCCGACGAGGCCGCTGCGGTCGTCTCGCCCGGTaaccatgacaacaacaacaacaacaacagcggcGACGGCAGTCCGCGGGACGAGATGGCCACCGTGTAA
- the zgc:77375 gene encoding haloacid dehalogenase-like hydrolase domain-containing 5 isoform X3 encodes MAATSRRERAVAPPVAMTSHRSLSHKGSGTATVVVVVVVMWAPRLRHALRAAAAARSAVARQISPDQVVLSYSPLRMLSSFHDKRVLVSGQGPVSDIARSLGFKKVVSVEKLCEQHPLLDMVDHNRRPRPPSELQPESAQIEGKSRRSRKTSTPITCGVLAAVVLFGEPVRWETNLQLLLDVLLTDGRPSRAYRPPAVQLPVLACNLDLLWMARAPSPRLGHGMFLLCLESAYKKLTGAELRYEALLGKPGLLTYRYARRALTRSNRHREVQTIYAIGDNPMTDVYGANLYDRYLARQHKRARPATGSQAGAAEPDEEEPAPPAARCRSVLVCTGVYGRPSASAPAPESVFLHGHRDMTAEAGLAEPSYVVDDVEAAVDLVLRRHL; translated from the exons ATGGCTGCCACGTCCCGACGTGAACGGGCGGTAGCCCCGCCCGTGGCGATGACGTCACACCGAAGCCTCTCTCATAAGGGCAGCGGCACCGCGacagtcgtcgtcgtcgtcgtcgtcatgtGGGCTCCACGCCTCCGGCACGCGCTCAGGGCCGCCGCGGCCGCGCGCTCCGCCGTCGCCAGGCAG aTCAGTCCGGATCAGGTGGTTTTGTCGTACAGCCCTCTGCGGATGTTGTCGAGCTTCCACGACAAGCGCGTGCTGGTGTCGGGCCAGGGACCCGTCTCGGACATCGCCCGCTC TTTGGGCTTCAAGAAGGTGGTGAGCGTGGAGAAGCTTTGCGAACAGCACCCCCTGCTGGACATGGTCGACCACAACAGGAGACCCCGACCGCCC TCTGAGCTTCAGCCGGAGTCGGCCCAAATTGAAGGTAAGAGCCGCCGGTCGCGCAAAACGTCCACGCCGATCACGTGTGGCGTTCTCGCAGCCGTGGTGCTGTTCGGCGAGCCGGTGCGCTGGGAGACCAACCTGCAGCTGCTGCTGGACGTGCTGCTGACCGACGGCCGCCCGTCCCGCGCCTACCGGCCGCCGGCGGTCCAGCTGCCGGTTCTGGCCTGCAACCTGGACCTGCTCTGGATGGCCCGGGCGCCCTCGCCGCG TTTGGGCCACGGCATGTTCCTGCTGTGCTTGGAGTCGGCCTACAAGAAGTTGACGGGCGCCGAGTTGCGCTACGAGGCGCTGCTGGGGAAGCCCGGTCTGCTCACGTACCGCTACGCCCGGCGCGCGCTCACGCGCAGCAACCGCCACCGCGAAGTCCAAACCATCTACGCCATCGG CGACAACCCGATGACGGACGTTTACGGCGCCAACCTTTACGATCGCTACCTGGCTCGGCAGCACAAGCGCGCGAGGCCGGCGACGGGAAGTCAGGCGGGCGCGGCCGAGCCCGACGAGGAGGAGCCGGCGCCGCCCGCCGCTCGCTGTCGATCCGTCCTG GTGTGCACGGGGGTCTACGGGCGTCCGTCGGCGTCGGCCCCGGCCCCGGAGAGCGTCTTCCTGCACGGCCACCGGGACATGACGGCGGAGGCGGGCCTGGCGGAGCCCAGCTACGTGGTGGACGACGTGGAGGCGGCCGTGGACCTGGTGCTCCGGCGCCACCTCTGA
- the zgc:77375 gene encoding haloacid dehalogenase-like hydrolase domain-containing 5 isoform X2, translating to MAATSRRERAVAPPVAMTSHRSLSHKGSGTATVVVVVVVMWAPRLRHALRAAAAARSAVARQRHGEAGEAGEAGILLDVDGVLLRGGRVIPAARRAFRKLLDADGRFLFPTVFVTNAGSCQPQRKAQQLSALLDVRISPDQVVLSYSPLRMLSSFHDKRVLVSGQGPVSDIARSLGFKKVVSVEKLCEQHPLLDMVDHNRRPRPPSELQPESAQIEAVVLFGEPVRWETNLQLLLDVLLTDGRPSRAYRPPAVQLPVLACNLDLLWMARAPSPRLGHGMFLLCLESAYKKLTGAELRYEALLGKPGLLTYRYARRALTRSNRHREVQTIYAIGDNPMTDVYGANLYDRYLARQHKRARPATGSQAGAAEPDEEEPAPPAARCRSVLVCTGVYGRPSASAPAPESVFLHGHRDMTAEAGLAEPSYVVDDVEAAVDLVLRRHL from the exons ATGGCTGCCACGTCCCGACGTGAACGGGCGGTAGCCCCGCCCGTGGCGATGACGTCACACCGAAGCCTCTCTCATAAGGGCAGCGGCACCGCGacagtcgtcgtcgtcgtcgtcgtcatgtGGGCTCCACGCCTCCGGCACGCGCTCAGGGCCGCCGCGGCCGCGCGCTCCGCCGTCGCCAGGCAG CGTCACGGCGAGGCGGGCGAGGCGGGCGAGGCGGGCATCCTGCTGGACGTGGACGGCGTGCTGCTGCGCGGCGGTCGCGTCATCCCGGCGGCCCGACGAGCCTTCCGGAAGCTGCTGGACGCCGACGGCCGCTTCCTGTTTCCCACAGTCTTCGTCACCAACGCCGGAAGTTGTCAGCCGCAACGCAAAGCGCAACAGCTGTCGGCGCTGCTGGACGTGCGG aTCAGTCCGGATCAGGTGGTTTTGTCGTACAGCCCTCTGCGGATGTTGTCGAGCTTCCACGACAAGCGCGTGCTGGTGTCGGGCCAGGGACCCGTCTCGGACATCGCCCGCTC TTTGGGCTTCAAGAAGGTGGTGAGCGTGGAGAAGCTTTGCGAACAGCACCCCCTGCTGGACATGGTCGACCACAACAGGAGACCCCGACCGCCC TCTGAGCTTCAGCCGGAGTCGGCCCAAATTGAAG CCGTGGTGCTGTTCGGCGAGCCGGTGCGCTGGGAGACCAACCTGCAGCTGCTGCTGGACGTGCTGCTGACCGACGGCCGCCCGTCCCGCGCCTACCGGCCGCCGGCGGTCCAGCTGCCGGTTCTGGCCTGCAACCTGGACCTGCTCTGGATGGCCCGGGCGCCCTCGCCGCG TTTGGGCCACGGCATGTTCCTGCTGTGCTTGGAGTCGGCCTACAAGAAGTTGACGGGCGCCGAGTTGCGCTACGAGGCGCTGCTGGGGAAGCCCGGTCTGCTCACGTACCGCTACGCCCGGCGCGCGCTCACGCGCAGCAACCGCCACCGCGAAGTCCAAACCATCTACGCCATCGG CGACAACCCGATGACGGACGTTTACGGCGCCAACCTTTACGATCGCTACCTGGCTCGGCAGCACAAGCGCGCGAGGCCGGCGACGGGAAGTCAGGCGGGCGCGGCCGAGCCCGACGAGGAGGAGCCGGCGCCGCCCGCCGCTCGCTGTCGATCCGTCCTG GTGTGCACGGGGGTCTACGGGCGTCCGTCGGCGTCGGCCCCGGCCCCGGAGAGCGTCTTCCTGCACGGCCACCGGGACATGACGGCGGAGGCGGGCCTGGCGGAGCCCAGCTACGTGGTGGACGACGTGGAGGCGGCCGTGGACCTGGTGCTCCGGCGCCACCTCTGA
- the zgc:77375 gene encoding haloacid dehalogenase-like hydrolase domain-containing 5 isoform X1, protein MAATSRRERAVAPPVAMTSHRSLSHKGSGTATVVVVVVVMWAPRLRHALRAAAAARSAVARQRHGEAGEAGEAGILLDVDGVLLRGGRVIPAARRAFRKLLDADGRFLFPTVFVTNAGSCQPQRKAQQLSALLDVRISPDQVVLSYSPLRMLSSFHDKRVLVSGQGPVSDIARSLGFKKVVSVEKLCEQHPLLDMVDHNRRPRPPSELQPESAQIEGKSRRSRKTSTPITCGVLAAVVLFGEPVRWETNLQLLLDVLLTDGRPSRAYRPPAVQLPVLACNLDLLWMARAPSPRLGHGMFLLCLESAYKKLTGAELRYEALLGKPGLLTYRYARRALTRSNRHREVQTIYAIGDNPMTDVYGANLYDRYLARQHKRARPATGSQAGAAEPDEEEPAPPAARCRSVLVCTGVYGRPSASAPAPESVFLHGHRDMTAEAGLAEPSYVVDDVEAAVDLVLRRHL, encoded by the exons ATGGCTGCCACGTCCCGACGTGAACGGGCGGTAGCCCCGCCCGTGGCGATGACGTCACACCGAAGCCTCTCTCATAAGGGCAGCGGCACCGCGacagtcgtcgtcgtcgtcgtcgtcatgtGGGCTCCACGCCTCCGGCACGCGCTCAGGGCCGCCGCGGCCGCGCGCTCCGCCGTCGCCAGGCAG CGTCACGGCGAGGCGGGCGAGGCGGGCGAGGCGGGCATCCTGCTGGACGTGGACGGCGTGCTGCTGCGCGGCGGTCGCGTCATCCCGGCGGCCCGACGAGCCTTCCGGAAGCTGCTGGACGCCGACGGCCGCTTCCTGTTTCCCACAGTCTTCGTCACCAACGCCGGAAGTTGTCAGCCGCAACGCAAAGCGCAACAGCTGTCGGCGCTGCTGGACGTGCGG aTCAGTCCGGATCAGGTGGTTTTGTCGTACAGCCCTCTGCGGATGTTGTCGAGCTTCCACGACAAGCGCGTGCTGGTGTCGGGCCAGGGACCCGTCTCGGACATCGCCCGCTC TTTGGGCTTCAAGAAGGTGGTGAGCGTGGAGAAGCTTTGCGAACAGCACCCCCTGCTGGACATGGTCGACCACAACAGGAGACCCCGACCGCCC TCTGAGCTTCAGCCGGAGTCGGCCCAAATTGAAGGTAAGAGCCGCCGGTCGCGCAAAACGTCCACGCCGATCACGTGTGGCGTTCTCGCAGCCGTGGTGCTGTTCGGCGAGCCGGTGCGCTGGGAGACCAACCTGCAGCTGCTGCTGGACGTGCTGCTGACCGACGGCCGCCCGTCCCGCGCCTACCGGCCGCCGGCGGTCCAGCTGCCGGTTCTGGCCTGCAACCTGGACCTGCTCTGGATGGCCCGGGCGCCCTCGCCGCG TTTGGGCCACGGCATGTTCCTGCTGTGCTTGGAGTCGGCCTACAAGAAGTTGACGGGCGCCGAGTTGCGCTACGAGGCGCTGCTGGGGAAGCCCGGTCTGCTCACGTACCGCTACGCCCGGCGCGCGCTCACGCGCAGCAACCGCCACCGCGAAGTCCAAACCATCTACGCCATCGG CGACAACCCGATGACGGACGTTTACGGCGCCAACCTTTACGATCGCTACCTGGCTCGGCAGCACAAGCGCGCGAGGCCGGCGACGGGAAGTCAGGCGGGCGCGGCCGAGCCCGACGAGGAGGAGCCGGCGCCGCCCGCCGCTCGCTGTCGATCCGTCCTG GTGTGCACGGGGGTCTACGGGCGTCCGTCGGCGTCGGCCCCGGCCCCGGAGAGCGTCTTCCTGCACGGCCACCGGGACATGACGGCGGAGGCGGGCCTGGCGGAGCCCAGCTACGTGGTGGACGACGTGGAGGCGGCCGTGGACCTGGTGCTCCGGCGCCACCTCTGA
- the zgc:77375 gene encoding haloacid dehalogenase-like hydrolase domain-containing 5 isoform X4, which translates to MRLFCACFVRFPCCDRSVRACVRACADQSGSGGFVVQPSADVVELPRQARAGVGPGTRLGHRPLFGLQEGGERGEALRTAPPAGHGRPQQETPTARRFAFQSELQPESAQIEGKSRRSRKTSTPITCGVLAAVVLFGEPVRWETNLQLLLDVLLTDGRPSRAYRPPAVQLPVLACNLDLLWMARAPSPRLGHGMFLLCLESAYKKLTGAELRYEALLGKPGLLTYRYARRALTRSNRHREVQTIYAIGDNPMTDVYGANLYDRYLARQHKRARPATGSQAGAAEPDEEEPAPPAARCRSVLVCTGVYGRPSASAPAPESVFLHGHRDMTAEAGLAEPSYVVDDVEAAVDLVLRRHL; encoded by the exons ATGCGTCTATTTTGTGCGTGTTTCGTGCGTTTCCCGTGTTGTGACcggagcgtgcgtgcgtgcgtgcgtgcgtgcgcagaTCAGTCCGGATCAGGTGGTTTTGTCGTACAGCCCTCTGCGGATGTTGTCGAGCTTCCACGACAAGCGCGTGCTGGTGTCGGGCCAGGGACCCGTCTCGGACATCGCCCGCTC TTTGGGCTTCAAGAAGGTGGTGAGCGTGGAGAAGCTTTGCGAACAGCACCCCCTGCTGGACATGGTCGACCACAACAGGAGACCCCGACCGCCC GCCGTTTTGCGTTTCAGTCTGAGCTTCAGCCGGAGTCGGCCCAAATTGAAGGTAAGAGCCGCCGGTCGCGCAAAACGTCCACGCCGATCACGTGTGGCGTTCTCGCAGCCGTGGTGCTGTTCGGCGAGCCGGTGCGCTGGGAGACCAACCTGCAGCTGCTGCTGGACGTGCTGCTGACCGACGGCCGCCCGTCCCGCGCCTACCGGCCGCCGGCGGTCCAGCTGCCGGTTCTGGCCTGCAACCTGGACCTGCTCTGGATGGCCCGGGCGCCCTCGCCGCG TTTGGGCCACGGCATGTTCCTGCTGTGCTTGGAGTCGGCCTACAAGAAGTTGACGGGCGCCGAGTTGCGCTACGAGGCGCTGCTGGGGAAGCCCGGTCTGCTCACGTACCGCTACGCCCGGCGCGCGCTCACGCGCAGCAACCGCCACCGCGAAGTCCAAACCATCTACGCCATCGG CGACAACCCGATGACGGACGTTTACGGCGCCAACCTTTACGATCGCTACCTGGCTCGGCAGCACAAGCGCGCGAGGCCGGCGACGGGAAGTCAGGCGGGCGCGGCCGAGCCCGACGAGGAGGAGCCGGCGCCGCCCGCCGCTCGCTGTCGATCCGTCCTG GTGTGCACGGGGGTCTACGGGCGTCCGTCGGCGTCGGCCCCGGCCCCGGAGAGCGTCTTCCTGCACGGCCACCGGGACATGACGGCGGAGGCGGGCCTGGCGGAGCCCAGCTACGTGGTGGACGACGTGGAGGCGGCCGTGGACCTGGTGCTCCGGCGCCACCTCTGA
- the isy1 gene encoding pre-mRNA-splicing factor ISY1 homolog — MARNAEKAMTALARFRQAQLEEGKVKERRPFLASECNDLPKAEKWRRQIISEISKKVAQIQNAGLGEFKIRDLNDEINKLLREKRHWEYRIRELGGSDYKRFGPRMLDHEGREVPGNRGYKYFGAARDLPGVRELFEKEPAPELRKTRGELMKDVDAEYYGYRDEDDGVLVPLEMQHEKRAVSEAVHKWRTDRECFPSGVEVRQEEEDEPGIYSVDNREPDEDDDCVEDNLEEEEGGVAFFTHTPVPSQKEVEEALVRRRKMELLQRYASQTLQQQSQEARTLLGL, encoded by the exons ATG GCTCGAAATGCTGAGAAGGCCAT GACGGCCTTGGCTCGATTCCGACAAGCTCAGCTGGAGGAAGGAAAAGTCAAG GAGCGTCGACCCTTCCTGGCATCTGAGTGCAACGACCTTCCTAAAGCTGAGAAGTGGAGGAGACAG ATCATCAGTGAGATTTCCAAAAAAGTGGCTCAGATCCAAAATG CGGGCCTGGGCGAGTTCAAGATTCGAGATCTGAACGACGAGATCAACAAGCTGCTGAGGGAAAAGCGCCACTGGGAATATCGCATACGGGAACTGGGAGGCTCGGACTACAAG CGCTTCGGGCCCAGGATGCTGGACCACGAGGGGCGGGAGGTTCCCGGGAACCGGGGCTACAAATACTTTGGGGCGGCCAGAGATCTGCCCGGCGTCCGAGAACTCTTTGAGAAAGAAC CCGCCCCCGAGCTGCGCAAGACTCGCGGCGAGCTGATGAAGGACGTGGACGCCGAGTACTACGGCTACCGAGACGAAGACGACGGCGTCCTCGTTCCTCTGGAGATGCAGCACGAGAAGCGAG CCGTGTCTGAGGCGGTACACAAATGGAGGACGGATCGCGAATGTTTTCCTTCTGGAGTTGAAGTTCGgcaagaggaagaagacgagCCCGGCATCTACAGTGTGGACAACCGGGAG cccgatgaggacgacgactGCGTGGAGGACaacctggaggaggaggaagggggcgTGGCCTTCTTCACGCACACGCCCGTTCCCTCGCAGAAAGAG gtggAGGAGGCTCTGGTGCGCAGGAGGAAGATGGAGCTGTTGCAGCGCTACGCCAGCCAAACTCTCCAACAACAAAGTCAAGAAGCCAGAACGCTGCTGGGACTGTAA
- the cnbpb gene encoding CCHC-type zinc finger, nucleic acid binding protein b — MSGVECFGCGRAGHWIKNCPDATRGQGGRGRPSPRDVFCYRCGERGHLARDCERAEDACYNCGRVGHISRECQDPKKEREPLCYNCGEAGHVARECRHGHEQKCYSCGGFGHVQKGCSKAKCYRCGEMGHVATNCERASEVSCYNCGKTGHLARECPADQEA; from the exons ATGAGCGGCGTGGAGTGCTTCGGCTGCGGTCGAGCGGGACACTGGATCAAGAACTGTCCCGACGCGACCAGGGGACAGGGCGGCAGGGGGCGCCCCAGCCCCAGAG atgtgttttgctatcGCTGCGGCGAGCGAGGACATTTGGCCCGAGACTGTGAAAGGGCAGAAGACG CGTGCTACAACTGCGGGCGCGTGGGCCACATCTCGCGCGAGTGCCAGGACCCCAAGAAGGAGCGCGAGCCGCTGTGCTACAACTGCGGCGAGGCGGGTCACGTGGCCCGAGAGTGCCGGCACGGCCACGAGCAGAAGTGCTACTCGTGCGGCGGCTTCGGCCACGTTCAGAAGGGATGCAGCAAGGCCAAGTGCTACAG GTGCGGCGAGATGGGCCACGTGGCCACGAACTGCGAGCGAGCGTCCGAAGTCTCCTGCTACAACTGCGGCAAGACGGGCCACCTGGCCAGGGAGTGCCCCGCGGACCAGGAGGCCTAG